The Halococcus sediminicola genome includes a region encoding these proteins:
- a CDS encoding glycerate kinase type-2 family protein, whose protein sequence is MIRNREQLTKTPAHEVALDCIEAGIAATQPTRVMSEALERDGTTLTVDDATVDLDEYSEVVVVGGGKAAAQMAAVIEDVLGERLTDGVVVTNDPQETDCIAVVKGSHPTPDEAGEEGARRVLSLADDATADTLVLCLISGGGSALLPAPVDGVELAELQSLTDDLLASGATIHEINAVRKHLSAIKGGQLAAAAAPATVHSLLVSDVVGNDPSVIASGPTVPDESTYADALAVLDRYDITPAAAVEAHLDGGIAGNRPETPGPDDEVFEASRVHVLADGFTALAAARTVAEERGYTPIILSSRVEGEAREAAKTHVAIAEEALATENPVAAPAVFLSGGETTVTLDGDGSGGPNQEFVLSGALTSDSADVVVASVDTDGTDGASDVAGAIADHDALGDHDRARAALTANDVTPYLAERGLVVDTGKTGTNVNDLRVVVAGDPGTR, encoded by the coding sequence ATGATTCGAAACCGGGAGCAACTCACGAAGACTCCCGCTCACGAGGTTGCACTCGACTGTATCGAGGCGGGTATCGCGGCGACGCAGCCGACGCGCGTGATGAGCGAGGCGCTCGAACGGGATGGCACGACGCTGACGGTCGACGACGCGACCGTCGACCTCGACGAGTACAGCGAGGTCGTGGTCGTCGGCGGCGGGAAGGCCGCCGCGCAGATGGCGGCCGTCATCGAGGACGTACTGGGAGAGCGACTCACCGACGGCGTCGTCGTCACGAACGACCCACAGGAGACCGATTGCATCGCGGTCGTCAAAGGCTCCCATCCGACGCCGGACGAAGCCGGCGAGGAAGGCGCGCGGCGCGTGCTCTCGCTGGCCGACGACGCGACCGCGGACACACTCGTACTCTGTCTGATTTCCGGGGGCGGCAGCGCACTGTTGCCGGCACCCGTCGATGGCGTCGAGCTCGCAGAGCTACAGTCGCTGACCGACGATCTGCTCGCGAGCGGCGCGACGATCCACGAGATCAACGCCGTGCGGAAACACCTCTCGGCTATCAAGGGCGGGCAACTCGCCGCAGCAGCAGCGCCCGCGACCGTCCACAGTCTCCTCGTCAGCGACGTCGTCGGCAACGACCCGAGCGTCATCGCCAGCGGCCCGACCGTCCCCGACGAATCGACGTACGCCGACGCGCTCGCCGTGCTCGACCGATACGACATCACGCCCGCGGCGGCGGTCGAAGCGCATCTCGACGGTGGCATCGCCGGCAACCGGCCCGAAACGCCCGGTCCCGACGACGAAGTGTTCGAGGCAAGTCGAGTTCACGTGCTCGCCGACGGCTTCACCGCGCTGGCGGCCGCACGGACCGTGGCCGAGGAGCGCGGCTACACGCCGATCATCCTCTCGTCGCGCGTCGAGGGCGAGGCACGGGAGGCGGCGAAGACCCACGTCGCCATCGCCGAAGAGGCGCTCGCGACCGAAAATCCCGTCGCAGCCCCCGCAGTCTTCCTCTCGGGCGGCGAGACGACGGTGACGCTGGACGGCGACGGCTCCGGTGGCCCCAATCAGGAGTTCGTTCTCAGTGGTGCGCTGACCAGCGATTCGGCGGACGTGGTGGTCGCCAGCGTCGACACGGATGGCACGGACGGTGCGAGCGACGTCGCCGGCGCGATCGCCGACCATGACGCACTCGGGGACCACGACCGGGCACGAGCGGCGCTGACGGCCAACGACGTCACTCCGTATCTCGCCGAGCGGGGATTGGTCGTCGACACCGGCAAGACGGGCACCAACGTCAACGACCTTCGCGTCGTCGTCGCGGGTGATCCCGGAACGCGCTGA
- a CDS encoding IclR family transcriptional regulator, whose protein sequence is MNDETTVKTTTKSLRIVELLHERGGAGITEIADRLGLSKSTVYKHLRTLEAERYVFKGSGDVYYVGLRFLRLGVGARRQRRIYETAKPEIQRLAEESGEMANLLVEEHGRGIFLYRADSSRAVNLDTHAGREVYLHTTAMGKAILANLPEQRVSEIIDRHGLPEMTDHTITDRDVLFEDLDATAERGWAVDREERLNGLCCVATAITDPDGTPLGAISVSGPRSRLKDDKLLDELPEMIRDIQNVIELNVAYE, encoded by the coding sequence ATGAACGACGAAACAACGGTCAAGACGACGACGAAATCGCTCCGGATCGTCGAACTCCTCCACGAGCGCGGTGGGGCCGGCATCACCGAGATCGCCGATCGGCTGGGGCTGTCGAAGAGCACGGTGTACAAACACCTCCGGACGCTCGAAGCGGAGCGATACGTCTTCAAGGGCAGCGGCGACGTCTACTACGTCGGACTGCGATTCCTGCGTCTCGGGGTCGGTGCCCGGCGGCAGCGACGGATCTACGAGACGGCGAAGCCGGAGATCCAGCGACTGGCCGAGGAATCCGGCGAGATGGCGAACCTGCTGGTCGAAGAGCACGGCCGCGGCATCTTCCTGTACCGGGCCGACAGCAGCCGAGCGGTGAATCTCGACACCCACGCCGGTCGAGAGGTGTATCTCCACACCACCGCGATGGGCAAGGCGATCCTCGCCAACCTCCCCGAGCAGCGGGTCTCGGAAATCATCGACCGCCACGGGCTCCCGGAGATGACCGACCACACCATCACCGACCGGGACGTCCTGTTCGAGGACCTCGACGCGACCGCCGAGCGCGGTTGGGCGGTCGACAGGGAAGAGCGGTTGAACGGTCTCTGCTGTGTCGCGACGGCGATCACGGACCCGGACGGGACACCGCTCGGTGCCATCAGCGTCTCCGGCCCGCGGAGTCGGCTGAAGGACGACAAACTCCTCGACGAACTGCCCGAGATGATCCGCGACATCCAGAACGTCATCGAACTCAACGTCGCCTACGAGTAA
- the rdfA gene encoding rod-determining factor RdfA, whose protein sequence is MSDSGESDDTAGSETDSNSKVVAVIRRRNLTGLGDELVERWVGETTERMSLRELAEYFNRELLAQTLRDASVTTLDGESANIYRLLTDNDVSSGAAVQATNRLEQHGIDVDRLVADFVSRQAIHTYLTGYRDVSYSSPDVDPVETETTNVQRLKRRMTTIVESKVERLRNTDRITLGEFNLLVDMRVLCEDCGKQYQVSELFERGGCECSEPASRNLL, encoded by the coding sequence ATGAGTGATTCGGGCGAATCGGACGACACTGCGGGTTCGGAAACCGACTCGAACAGCAAAGTCGTGGCGGTGATCCGTCGGCGAAACTTGACGGGTCTGGGCGACGAGCTGGTCGAGCGCTGGGTAGGGGAGACGACCGAGCGGATGAGTCTGCGCGAGCTCGCGGAGTACTTCAATCGAGAGCTGCTCGCCCAGACCCTTCGGGACGCATCGGTGACCACACTTGACGGGGAATCAGCGAACATCTATCGACTCTTGACCGACAACGATGTGAGCAGCGGGGCGGCCGTTCAGGCCACCAACCGACTCGAACAGCACGGCATCGACGTCGACCGGCTCGTGGCGGATTTCGTCTCACGGCAGGCCATCCACACCTACCTGACGGGCTATCGGGACGTGAGCTACTCGTCGCCCGACGTGGATCCGGTCGAGACCGAAACCACGAATGTCCAGCGGCTCAAGCGCCGCATGACGACTATCGTCGAGAGCAAAGTCGAACGACTGCGGAACACCGATCGGATCACGCTGGGCGAGTTCAACCTGCTCGTCGACATGCGCGTCCTCTGTGAGGACTGTGGTAAACAGTATCAAGTGTCCGAACTGTTCGAGCGGGGGGGCTGCGAGTGTTCAGAACCGGCCTCGAGAAATCTACTATGA
- a CDS encoding MmgE/PrpD family protein produces MTDTTDDAVREWEAHVYEFLDEPIPDAIRAHAATTVGDILCAAVAGSAVPGVDAVEATGEFGDGPATVLGTDRTTTPEAAALCNGAAAIAQETDEGHDTGGHVGAGIVAGGLAAAEAADVHGSTFVDACTRSYELCVRLERAIFAMKARLNEATPWLLRDPHSTWTVVGPALTAAQCFGATADELRETFRIAANLAVLSMHDPYDEGPPARNFTAGFSAQVGVSAARTALAGLTGSESAIGAVYDPFDAMLPDSEFADSFESLGERWEITRNYFKPYPSCRYTHPPLDALRAAVERDRASTVEPAGSGGETRRRIDPAAIESIEIETFANATDMSNPTPESFTAAKFSTPYVLARYLRSGELGLSHFTPDAIADPTVRELAERVRLVGSERFEDAFPEKWGAAATVRLADGTVHSGERSFPTGDHRDPMDEAALRTRQRELLLEGLSETETTAALDAITTVDDRPVREITDALRSETA; encoded by the coding sequence ATGACCGACACCACTGACGATGCCGTGCGCGAGTGGGAAGCGCACGTCTACGAGTTCCTCGACGAACCGATTCCCGACGCGATCCGCGCTCACGCCGCGACGACCGTCGGCGACATCCTCTGTGCGGCCGTGGCCGGTTCCGCCGTCCCGGGCGTCGACGCGGTCGAAGCGACCGGCGAGTTCGGCGACGGCCCGGCGACCGTCCTCGGGACGGACCGAACCACGACACCGGAAGCCGCTGCGCTCTGCAACGGGGCGGCGGCGATCGCCCAAGAGACCGACGAGGGTCACGACACCGGTGGTCACGTCGGTGCCGGCATCGTCGCTGGTGGTCTCGCCGCGGCCGAAGCGGCGGACGTCCACGGCTCGACGTTCGTCGACGCCTGCACCCGCTCGTACGAACTCTGCGTGCGGCTTGAGCGCGCGATATTCGCTATGAAAGCGCGCCTCAACGAGGCGACGCCGTGGCTACTCCGCGATCCTCACTCGACGTGGACCGTGGTCGGCCCGGCACTGACGGCCGCACAGTGTTTCGGCGCGACAGCGGACGAACTGCGCGAGACGTTCCGCATCGCGGCGAACCTGGCCGTGCTCTCGATGCACGATCCCTACGATGAGGGGCCGCCCGCCCGGAACTTCACCGCCGGCTTCTCCGCACAGGTCGGCGTGAGCGCCGCTCGAACGGCGCTCGCCGGGTTGACCGGTTCCGAAAGCGCGATCGGTGCCGTCTACGATCCGTTCGACGCGATGCTCCCCGACAGCGAGTTTGCCGATAGCTTCGAGTCGCTCGGCGAGCGATGGGAGATTACCCGGAACTACTTCAAGCCGTACCCCTCCTGTCGATACACCCATCCGCCGCTCGACGCGCTGCGTGCCGCCGTCGAGCGGGACAGGGCGAGCACGGTCGAACCTGCGGGTTCCGGTGGCGAAACACGGCGACGGATAGACCCTGCTGCGATCGAGTCGATCGAGATCGAGACGTTCGCGAACGCGACGGACATGTCGAATCCGACCCCGGAGAGCTTCACCGCGGCGAAGTTCTCGACACCCTACGTTCTCGCACGATACCTTCGGAGTGGTGAACTCGGATTGTCACACTTCACGCCCGATGCGATCGCTGACCCGACGGTTCGCGAACTCGCCGAGCGCGTGCGACTCGTCGGATCGGAGCGCTTCGAGGACGCGTTTCCCGAGAAGTGGGGCGCGGCCGCGACGGTCCGCCTCGCGGACGGCACGGTGCACTCTGGGGAACGGTCGTTCCCCACCGGTGATCATCGGGACCCTATGGACGAAGCGGCGCTTCGAACTCGGCAGCGGGAACTACTGCTGGAAGGATTGTCCGAAACCGAAACGACGGCAGCGCTGGATGCGATCACGACCGTCGACGACCGGCCCGTACGGGAGATCACCGACGCACTGCGATCGGAAACGGCGTGA
- a CDS encoding archaea-specific SMC-related protein: MSTEELAQESIRLHVENIGGIDRTDIEASAGVTTLTGRNATNRTSLLQAVMAALGSDGVTLKGDADRGEVELTIGDSTYTRTLTRENGTVTAGGEPYLDDATVADLFAFLLESNEARQAVARGEDLRDLIMRPIDTDAIRAEISELEDERRRLDDRLDDLDALEADLPDLEAERKRLDSRIADKRDELDAKETELDAADRDVDETREEKAALEDTLDELRRTRSDLEDVRYDIDTHEESIDALHDERADLEADYDDLPDAPAGERSELDAEIERLRDREDDLEGELSELQSIIGFNEDMLDGEELGRLDSLDDTAEEGTDSALTDQLVADETVTCWTCGSDVETDRIEATLDRLRDLRQETLGEVNAVREELDDLVSERDTLNEKQREREQFERRLDKIETELDDHKATLEDLADERNALTDEIETLESEVEERENEEYSELLDLHKEANQLEFELGRLEGDREDVDEEIANIEERLDERDTLEDQRDRVQAELEDLRTRIGRIETKAVEAFNDHMATVLDLLDYANIERIWIERVEREVREGRRKVDRSVFELHVVRTTQSGTAYEDTIDHLSESEREVTGLVFALAGYLVHDLHETVPVMLLDSLEAVDSERIATLVDYFAEYAEYLVVALLPEDAAALDEGYQRVTEI; encoded by the coding sequence ATGAGCACTGAAGAACTCGCACAGGAATCCATCCGTCTCCACGTCGAGAACATCGGCGGTATCGACCGAACGGATATCGAAGCCTCGGCCGGCGTCACCACTCTCACGGGGCGGAACGCCACGAATCGTACGTCACTCCTACAGGCGGTGATGGCCGCACTCGGCAGCGATGGCGTCACGCTCAAGGGTGACGCCGACCGCGGCGAGGTCGAACTCACCATCGGCGACAGCACCTACACGCGCACACTCACGCGAGAGAACGGCACCGTCACCGCGGGTGGCGAGCCGTATCTCGACGACGCCACCGTCGCCGACCTCTTTGCATTCCTGCTCGAATCCAACGAGGCTCGCCAGGCGGTCGCCCGCGGCGAGGACCTCCGCGACCTCATCATGCGGCCCATCGACACCGACGCCATCCGGGCAGAAATCAGCGAACTGGAGGACGAACGCCGACGGCTCGACGATCGACTCGACGACCTCGACGCGCTCGAAGCCGACCTGCCCGACCTCGAAGCCGAGCGCAAACGCCTCGACTCGCGGATCGCCGATAAACGCGACGAACTCGACGCCAAAGAAACGGAACTCGACGCCGCCGACCGCGACGTCGACGAGACCCGCGAGGAGAAGGCCGCACTCGAAGACACCCTCGACGAACTCCGGCGAACCCGCTCGGATCTCGAAGACGTCCGCTACGATATCGATACCCACGAAGAGAGCATCGACGCCCTCCACGACGAGCGCGCCGACCTCGAAGCCGACTACGACGACCTCCCCGACGCGCCCGCTGGCGAACGAAGCGAACTCGACGCCGAGATCGAGCGGCTCCGCGACCGTGAGGACGACCTCGAAGGCGAACTCTCCGAACTCCAGAGTATCATCGGGTTCAACGAGGACATGCTCGACGGCGAGGAACTCGGTCGTCTCGACAGCCTCGACGATACCGCCGAAGAAGGGACCGACAGCGCACTCACCGACCAGTTGGTCGCCGACGAGACCGTCACGTGCTGGACCTGCGGGAGCGACGTCGAGACCGACCGAATCGAGGCCACGCTCGACCGCCTGCGCGACCTCCGTCAGGAAACCCTCGGCGAGGTCAACGCCGTCCGCGAGGAACTGGACGACCTCGTCAGCGAACGGGACACGCTCAACGAAAAACAGCGCGAGCGCGAGCAGTTCGAACGACGACTCGACAAGATCGAGACCGAACTCGACGATCACAAGGCCACACTGGAGGACCTCGCCGACGAGCGCAACGCGCTGACCGACGAGATCGAGACGTTGGAATCCGAGGTCGAAGAGCGCGAAAACGAGGAGTATTCCGAGCTGCTCGACCTGCACAAAGAAGCCAATCAGCTCGAATTCGAACTCGGCCGGCTCGAAGGCGACCGCGAGGACGTCGATGAGGAAATTGCCAACATCGAAGAGCGACTCGACGAGCGCGACACGCTCGAAGACCAGCGCGACAGGGTTCAGGCCGAGCTCGAAGACCTCCGCACGCGCATCGGACGCATCGAAACCAAGGCCGTCGAGGCGTTCAACGACCACATGGCGACGGTGCTCGACTTGCTCGACTACGCGAACATCGAACGCATTTGGATCGAGCGCGTCGAGCGCGAAGTGCGCGAGGGCCGCCGGAAGGTCGATAGAAGCGTCTTCGAACTCCACGTGGTTCGCACCACGCAGTCGGGAACGGCCTACGAGGACACCATCGACCACCTCTCCGAGAGCGAACGCGAGGTCACGGGGCTCGTGTTCGCGCTCGCTGGCTATCTCGTCCACGACCTCCACGAGACAGTCCCTGTGATGCTGCTCGACTCGCTCGAAGCGGTCGACTCCGAGCGGATCGCCACGCTCGTCGACTACTTCGCCGAATACGCCGAATATCTGGTCGTCGCACTCCTGCCCGAGGACGCCGCCGCGCTCGACGAGGGCTACCAACGCGTGACTGAGATCTGA
- a CDS encoding ABC transporter ATP-binding protein — translation MLEIDDLYAGYDGIEVLHGVDLHVDEGEIVALVGSNGAGKTTTTRAISGIVEPMDGSIRYRGEEIGGEAPNGIVERGIVQVPEDRDLFTSLSVRENLLLGAQTDTAKESREETVAAMFERFPRLEERADQHAGTMSGGEQQMLTLARALMGAPELLVLDEPSIGLAPRLVEEMFATIADVHDSGLTVLVIEQNVKQTLELADRGYVMESGRITFEGTGDELLDDDRIVEAYLGV, via the coding sequence ATGCTTGAGATCGACGACCTCTACGCGGGCTACGACGGGATCGAGGTGCTCCACGGCGTCGATCTCCACGTCGATGAAGGCGAGATCGTCGCGCTGGTCGGCTCGAACGGTGCGGGCAAGACGACCACCACGCGGGCGATCTCCGGCATCGTCGAGCCGATGGACGGCTCGATCCGGTATCGCGGCGAGGAGATCGGCGGCGAGGCACCGAACGGGATCGTCGAGCGTGGCATCGTACAGGTCCCCGAGGACCGCGATCTCTTCACGTCCCTGAGCGTTCGCGAGAACCTCCTGCTCGGAGCACAGACCGACACGGCGAAGGAGAGTCGCGAGGAGACCGTCGCGGCGATGTTCGAGCGGTTCCCGCGGCTCGAAGAGCGCGCCGACCAGCACGCCGGGACGATGAGCGGCGGCGAGCAACAGATGTTGACGCTCGCCCGCGCGCTGATGGGTGCACCGGAGCTACTCGTGCTCGACGAGCCTTCGATCGGACTAGCCCCACGGCTCGTCGAGGAGATGTTCGCCACGATCGCCGACGTCCACGACTCGGGACTGACCGTGCTCGTCATCGAACAGAACGTCAAGCAGACTCTCGAACTCGCCGACCGCGGCTACGTAATGGAGAGCGGCCGGATCACGTTCGAGGGGACAGGCGACGAACTCCTCGACGACGACCGGATCGTCGAGGCGTATCTGGGGGTGTGA
- a CDS encoding MmgE/PrpD family protein, producing the protein MDETTPTGDSERRLATWVADLAIDDVPSSVVDRVGLVVADTVGAIIGGASDGAVATLREQWTERANESATATVLAPEAPRTSRHRAAFLNATSGTVLELDEGNRFAAGHPAIHVLPALLADAEARYADRERFLVSFVAGYETAVRVAEAVRPLADGYHPHGTWGVVGGAASVARCRGYDARTTRTALAIAANYAQHTRFDAATAGATVRNSYAGMSNLASLVAADQARAGFTGLDDGIAAHLGAAGSTAIARDRLAIGLGDRWTIHEGYFKIHAACRYTHASLDALATALDELPARPAAAAVERISVETYAAAAALDEPHPGNALAAKFSVPFAVATAIVTGSTDAVAITDDAIDAETLALAERVAVRVDDGIDARAPDERGARVTVTLADGTTATDAVRQARGGEAEPFEPSELREKFDSLVAPAIGAGRSGRLWTAAREPVPPRVLCALVRGE; encoded by the coding sequence ATCGACGAGACGACACCGACGGGCGACTCCGAGCGCCGTCTGGCGACGTGGGTCGCGGACCTCGCGATCGACGACGTTCCCTCGTCGGTCGTAGACCGTGTCGGCCTCGTCGTCGCCGACACGGTCGGCGCGATCATCGGCGGAGCGAGCGATGGAGCGGTGGCGACGCTCCGTGAGCAATGGACCGAACGAGCTAACGAGAGTGCGACTGCGACCGTTCTGGCTCCCGAAGCACCGCGAACCAGCCGCCACCGGGCGGCGTTCCTGAACGCGACGAGCGGAACGGTATTGGAACTCGATGAAGGCAATCGGTTCGCGGCCGGCCACCCGGCGATCCACGTGCTCCCAGCACTCCTAGCCGATGCCGAGGCGCGCTACGCCGACCGCGAGCGGTTCCTGGTCTCGTTCGTGGCGGGCTACGAGACCGCGGTCAGGGTCGCCGAAGCGGTTCGGCCGCTCGCGGACGGATACCATCCGCACGGAACCTGGGGCGTCGTCGGGGGTGCTGCCAGCGTTGCCCGGTGTCGTGGCTACGACGCACGGACGACACGAACCGCGCTCGCGATCGCCGCGAACTACGCACAGCACACTCGCTTCGACGCCGCAACGGCGGGGGCCACCGTCCGAAACTCGTACGCGGGGATGAGTAATCTCGCGTCGCTCGTCGCGGCCGACCAGGCCCGTGCCGGGTTCACCGGTCTCGACGACGGGATCGCCGCCCATCTCGGGGCAGCCGGTTCGACGGCTATCGCCCGCGACCGGCTCGCCATCGGTCTCGGCGATCGCTGGACGATCCACGAAGGTTACTTCAAGATCCACGCTGCCTGTCGGTACACTCACGCATCGCTGGACGCGCTCGCGACGGCACTCGACGAGTTACCGGCGCGACCGGCCGCAGCGGCGGTCGAACGGATCTCCGTCGAGACCTACGCTGCGGCCGCCGCCCTCGACGAACCCCATCCAGGAAACGCGCTCGCCGCGAAGTTCTCGGTCCCGTTCGCGGTCGCAACCGCCATCGTCACGGGTTCGACCGATGCAGTGGCGATCACCGACGACGCGATCGACGCGGAGACGCTTGCCCTCGCCGAGCGCGTCGCGGTTCGTGTCGACGACGGGATCGATGCACGAGCACCCGACGAACGCGGTGCTCGCGTGACGGTGACGCTCGCCGACGGGACCACGGCCACCGATGCGGTCCGGCAGGCACGCGGCGGCGAGGCGGAGCCGTTCGAGCCGTCGGAGCTGCGGGAGAAGTTCGACTCGCTGGTCGCCCCGGCCATCGGTGCCGGTCGGAGTGGACGGCTCTGGACGGCGGCCCGCGAACCCGTCCCACCCCGCGTACTCTGCGCGCTGGTCCGGGGTGAATGA
- a CDS encoding DUF7501 family protein: MTHSSQSAPSPQWSGPERCPFCGDQLDNGGEAFVRHVDVSEACRRGFDRWRHERRMDQLAHAFGGQGS; this comes from the coding sequence ATGACGCACAGCAGCCAAAGCGCTCCGTCTCCGCAGTGGAGCGGACCGGAACGGTGTCCGTTCTGTGGGGACCAACTCGACAACGGCGGCGAAGCGTTCGTCCGACACGTCGACGTGAGCGAGGCGTGTCGCAGGGGTTTCGACCGCTGGCGACATGAAAGGCGAATGGACCAGCTAGCGCACGCGTTCGGAGGACAGGGGTCATGA
- a CDS encoding ABC transporter ATP-binding protein yields the protein MATESSTRTDEPTADRTEDVLLQATDVTKRFDGLVALDDVSLDVRRGEIVGLIGPNGAGKTTLFNCISGVFPPTSGTIHLDDEEITGRPAHLVARSGLSRTFQITRPLEELTVLENVLVGAHIHQRRRDPAEAVAHEQLAFVGLDDRATETAGDLTVGDQKRLELARTLATEPAILLLDEIMAGLTPTETQGMLELFGEIRERGTSILLIEHDMEAIMGVSDRVAVLDNGAAIAFDSPEVVANDERVIEAYIGGDADFDGAGSDGESTAAGSNGGGSPDA from the coding sequence ATGGCAACCGAATCATCGACACGGACCGACGAACCGACAGCCGATCGTACCGAAGACGTGCTGCTGCAGGCGACCGACGTGACCAAGCGGTTCGACGGACTGGTCGCGCTCGACGACGTCTCGCTCGACGTTCGCCGGGGCGAGATCGTCGGCCTGATCGGGCCGAACGGGGCCGGAAAGACCACGCTGTTCAACTGCATCAGCGGCGTGTTTCCGCCCACGTCGGGCACGATCCACCTCGACGACGAGGAGATAACCGGACGGCCAGCGCACCTGGTCGCGCGAAGTGGGCTCTCCCGGACGTTCCAGATCACGCGGCCGCTCGAGGAACTGACCGTGCTCGAAAACGTGCTGGTCGGCGCACACATCCACCAGCGACGGCGCGACCCCGCCGAAGCGGTCGCACACGAACAGCTCGCGTTCGTCGGTCTGGACGACCGTGCGACCGAGACGGCCGGCGACCTCACGGTGGGCGATCAGAAACGCCTCGAACTCGCCAGAACGCTCGCCACGGAGCCGGCGATCCTCCTCCTCGACGAGATCATGGCCGGCCTGACACCGACGGAGACGCAGGGCATGCTCGAACTGTTCGGCGAGATACGCGAGCGGGGGACGAGCATCCTGCTCATCGAACACGACATGGAGGCGATCATGGGCGTCAGCGACCGGGTGGCGGTGCTCGACAACGGCGCGGCGATCGCGTTCGATTCGCCCGAAGTAGTCGCGAACGACGAGCGCGTCATCGAGGCGTACATCGGCGGCGACGCCGATTTCGATGGAGCGGGGTCGGACGGCGAGTCCACGGCCGCGGGGTCGAACGGAGGTGGGTCACCCGATGCTTGA
- a CDS encoding IclR family transcriptional regulator produces the protein MNHRTTDGKKRIGATETSFTIIELLRDHPGATITTLAEETGRSKSTVHNHLQTLRGMGYVVHEDGSYHLGLGFLDLGNAARERWNLYEIAKSEMDDLVSAVGERAQLMVEEQGKGVYIYQTKADAGIQTDSHIGATVALHATAVGKSYLAHLPPEELEPLQKQIDLDGRTDRTLTDWETLETEFETVREQGYAFNDEERLVGMQAVGAPILNDEGEALAAISVSGPTTRMSGEWYRQEVPEMVTQAARVISIRATYS, from the coding sequence ATGAATCACAGAACAACCGATGGGAAAAAGCGGATCGGTGCTACCGAAACATCGTTCACCATTATCGAATTGCTGCGAGACCATCCCGGCGCGACCATCACGACGCTGGCCGAAGAGACGGGCCGTTCGAAGAGTACCGTCCACAACCACCTCCAGACGCTGCGGGGAATGGGGTACGTCGTGCACGAGGACGGGAGCTACCATCTCGGGTTGGGATTTCTCGATCTCGGCAACGCCGCCAGAGAACGGTGGAATCTCTACGAGATCGCCAAGTCGGAAATGGATGACCTCGTAAGTGCTGTCGGTGAACGTGCCCAGTTGATGGTCGAAGAACAGGGAAAGGGGGTGTACATCTACCAGACCAAGGCCGATGCCGGGATCCAGACGGACTCACATATCGGTGCGACCGTCGCTCTCCACGCCACTGCGGTCGGGAAATCGTATCTTGCCCACCTCCCACCGGAGGAGTTGGAGCCGCTGCAGAAACAAATCGATCTCGACGGGCGAACGGACCGAACGCTCACGGACTGGGAAACGCTCGAAACGGAGTTCGAAACGGTCCGGGAGCAGGGATACGCGTTCAACGATGAGGAACGACTTGTCGGCATGCAGGCAGTCGGTGCGCCGATTTTGAACGACGAGGGTGAAGCACTGGCGGCCATCAGCGTCTCCGGCCCGACGACACGCATGAGTGGCGAGTGGTATCGTCAGGAAGTCCCCGAGATGGTAACGCAGGCGGCCCGAGTCATCAGTATCCGCGCGACCTACTCGTGA